One window from the genome of Cryptomeria japonica chromosome 6, Sugi_1.0, whole genome shotgun sequence encodes:
- the LOC131056566 gene encoding 2S albumin-like cysteine protease inhibitor — MKQQSTKWVAMGVLALISFTMAVAECEEKNQGEQQQCDPQRLSECRNFMRGQSENGQGQQGQPPRRCCEELRQVPQQCRCDAIQRVFDQEQGEGEGEGEYFNQQGGGQGRERQQEILERARELPSRCNTSPRRCNIQRRGIFMRGNIW; from the exons ATGAAGCAGCAATCGACGAAATGGGTGGCGATGGGCGTGTTAGCCCTCATCTCCTTCACAATGGCAGTGGCAGAGTGTGAGGAGAAGAACCAGGGGGAGCAGCAACAGTGTGACCCGCAGCGGCTGTCCGAGTGCAGAAATTTCATGAGAGGACAGTCTGAGAACGGCCAGGGGCAGCAGGGGCAACCCCCACGCAGGTGCTGCGAAGAGCTGCGGCAGGTGCCCCAGCAGTGCCGTTGCGACGCCATTCAGCGAGTGTTCGACCAAGagcagggagagggagagggagagggagaatatTTCAATCAGCAGGGAGGTGGGCAAGGGCGAGAACGCCAACAAGAAATATTGGAGAGAGCCAGAGAACTCCCTTCTCGCTGCAACACTTCACCACGCCGCTGCAACATTCAACGACGCG GCATTTTCATGCGAGGAAATATTTGGTAG